In one window of Hyla sarda isolate aHylSar1 chromosome 1, aHylSar1.hap1, whole genome shotgun sequence DNA:
- the LOC130311286 gene encoding betaine--homocysteine S-methyltransferase 1: protein MAPAGAKSGQAKKGLLERLDAGEVVIGDGGFVFALEKRGYVKAGPWTPEAAVEHPEAVRQLHREFLRAGANVMQTFTFYASDDKLENRGNYVGEKISGQKVNEAACDIAREVANEGDALVAGGVSQTPSYLSCKSETEVKAIFRKQLDVFVKKNVDFLIAEYFEHVEEAVWAVQVLKESGKPVAATLCIGPEGDLNCVSPGECAVRLAKAGASVVGVNCHFDPMTCVETVKLMKEGLAAAKVKAHLMTQPLAYHTPDCGKQGFIDTPEFPFALEPRIVTRWDIHKYARAAYNLGVRYIGGCCGFEPYHTRAIAEELAPERGFLPAGSEKHGSWGSGLDMHTKPWVRARARREYWEQLKPASGRPYCPSMSKPDAWGVTKGDTELMQQKEATSEQQLKELFLKQST, encoded by the exons ATGGCACCAGCTGGAGCAAAGAGTGGCCAAGCCAAAAAG GGCCTTTTGGAGCGTCTGGATGCAGGAGAAGTTGTTATCGGGGATGGGGGCTTTGTGTTTGCCTTGGAAAAAAGAGGTTATGTGAAAGCTGGACCATGGACCCCTGAGGCTGCAGTAGAACACCCAGAAGCAG TGCGTCAGCTGCACAGAGAGTTTCTCCGAGCCGGTGCCAATGTGATGCAGACTTTtacattctatgccagtgatgaTAAACTGGAAAACAGAGGGAACTATGTGGGCGAGAAAATTTCA GGCCAGAAAGTTAATGAAGCGGCGTGTGACATTGCAAGGGAAGTTGCAAATGAAGGTGATGCATTGGTTGCAGGAGGTGTCAGTCAAACCCCTTCATATCTAAGCTGCAAGAGTGAGACTGAGGTGAAGGCTATATTCCGAAAACAGCTGGATGTATTCGTAAAAAAGAATGTTGACTTTCTCATCGCTGAG TACTTTGAACATGTGGAAGAAGCAGTCTGGGCAGTACAAGTGCTAAAAGAGTCCGGAAAGCCTGTTGCAGCTACATTATGTATTGGTCCAGAAGGAGATTTAAATTGTGTATCCCCTGGAGAGTGCGCTGTCAGGCTGGCAAAAGCTG GGGCTTCCGTGGTTGGAGTCAATTGCCATTTTGACCCAATGACTTGTGTAGAAACAGTAAAGCTGATGAAGGAAGGTCTGGCCGCAGCCAAAGTCAAAGCTCATCTAATGACACAACCACTTGCGTATCACACACCCGACTGTGGCAAGCAAGGCTTCATTGATACACCAGAGTTTCCTTTTG CCCTGGAACCACGTATTGTGACCAGATGGGACATCCATAAGTATGCCAGAGCAGCCTACAATCTTGGTGTCCGGTACATTGGCGGCTGTTGTGGGTTTGAGCCGTACCACACCAGAGCTATAGCAGAGGAGCTGGCTCCTGAAAGGGGATTCTTACCAGCGGGTTCAGAGAAACATGGCAGCTGGGGGAGTGGACTGGACATGCATACCAAACCCTGGGTTCGAGCAAG GGCCAGGCGGGAGTATTGGGAGCAGCTGAAACCTGCTTCAGGGAGACCCTACTGTCCATCTATGTCCAAGCCGGATGCCTGGGGAGTGACCAAAGGAGATACAGAACTGATGCAGCAGAAAGAGGCAACTTCTGAGCAACAGCTGAAAGAATTATTTTTGAAGCAATCCACCTAG